The Methanomethylovorans hollandica DSM 15978 genome includes a region encoding these proteins:
- a CDS encoding NAD-dependent epimerase/dehydratase family protein has protein sequence MRSDSSKTVLVTGGAGFIGSHVVDRLLDDGHNVVVFDNMTSGKMEFIAHHLNDPRFRFINGDMLQPEQIQQACNGVDQVFHLAANPDVRIGVSDTRMHLDQNVLATYNLLDAMRKQHVKEIAFTSSSTIYGEAHIIPTQENYGPLIPISMYGASKLACEAMITAYCHTFDMRSWIFRFANIIGDRGTHGIIVDFIYKLKMDPAHLEILGDGKQSKSYLHVRECADAMMLVVLKGIDQVNIFNIGSEDVISATRIGEIVADEMGLHPKLLYTGGSQGWKGDVPKMMLSIEKLKALGWKPGMGSEENVRKTVVSLLETME, from the coding sequence ATGAGATCGGATTCATCTAAAACAGTGCTCGTTACGGGCGGTGCCGGGTTTATAGGCAGTCATGTTGTGGACAGGCTCTTGGACGACGGCCACAATGTGGTTGTTTTCGATAACATGACCTCCGGTAAAATGGAATTTATTGCACATCATTTAAATGATCCGCGTTTCAGGTTCATCAATGGGGATATGCTCCAGCCGGAGCAGATTCAACAGGCATGTAATGGCGTTGATCAGGTATTTCACCTGGCAGCCAATCCTGATGTAAGGATCGGGGTTTCTGACACCCGGATGCATTTGGATCAGAATGTTCTGGCCACATACAACCTTCTGGACGCCATGCGCAAGCAACATGTGAAGGAAATAGCTTTCACTTCTTCCTCCACTATCTATGGAGAGGCACACATCATTCCAACCCAGGAGAACTATGGTCCATTGATCCCAATTTCTATGTACGGTGCTTCCAAACTTGCCTGCGAGGCGATGATCACTGCCTACTGCCATACATTTGATATGAGATCCTGGATATTCAGATTTGCAAATATAATAGGTGACCGTGGCACCCATGGTATCATAGTGGACTTTATCTATAAGCTTAAAATGGACCCTGCTCACCTGGAGATCTTGGGTGACGGGAAACAATCCAAGTCCTATCTTCACGTAAGGGAATGTGCGGACGCCATGATGCTTGTTGTCCTTAAAGGCATCGACCAGGTCAATATCTTTAACATCGGCTCCGAAGATGTCATCTCAGCCACCCGTATCGGTGAAATCGTAGCTGACGAGATGGGACTGCATCCGAAACTCCTGTACACAGGAGGATCTCAGGGATGGAAAGGCGATGTGCCAAAAATGATGCTGTCTATCGAAAAATTAAAAGCACTGGGATGGAAACCCGGTATGGGTAGCGAAGAGAACGTGAGAAAGACTGTTGTATCCTTGCTTGAAACTATGGAATAG
- a CDS encoding AbrB/MazE/SpoVT family DNA-binding domain-containing protein produces MTIYARLVSDRKIQLPECVIQKMDLSVNDEIIVQIEDNKLILTKKEENQTNLFDGSHEDIWNNTDGEEYLKDEGNGADNSS; encoded by the coding sequence ATGACTATTTATGCCAGGCTTGTCAGTGATCGTAAAATACAACTTCCGGAATGTGTGATCCAAAAAATGGATCTATCAGTGAACGATGAGATTATTGTGCAAATCGAAGACAACAAATTGATCCTTACCAAAAAAGAAGAAAATCAGACAAATCTTTTTGATGGATCACATGAAGACATCTGGAACAATACTGATGGCGAAGAGTATTTGAAAGATGAAGGCAATGGCGCGGATAATAGCAGCTAA
- a CDS encoding transcriptional regulator: MKLPCQTIVWDVLPAIRAAIAEELVKLGVSQQETARLLDMAPSAISQYISKKRGYRIEFEDDVKIAIRSIAQDLSNGKGQDLSQRICGICTMLRESGSGCNYQCKSDQNTDIL, encoded by the coding sequence ATGAAGTTACCTTGCCAAACTATAGTGTGGGATGTACTGCCAGCTATAAGAGCAGCTATAGCTGAAGAGCTGGTAAAGCTTGGAGTTTCTCAGCAGGAAACTGCCCGTCTGCTGGACATGGCTCCATCTGCAATTTCTCAGTACATTTCCAAGAAGAGAGGATATCGAATAGAGTTCGAAGATGATGTAAAAATCGCTATCAGATCAATTGCTCAGGACTTGAGCAATGGCAAGGGTCAAGATCTCTCACAGCGCATTTGTGGTATTTGTACAATGCTACGAGAATCAGGTTCCGGTTGCAATTATCAGTGTAAAAGCGATCAGAATACTGATATTCTGTAG